Proteins encoded by one window of Streptomyces sp. NBC_01571:
- a CDS encoding VOC family protein, with product MKIHLSSVFVDDQERALRFYTDVLGFVKKHDVPLGEDRWLTVVSPEDPDGTELLLEPSGHPAVQPYKTALVQDGIPATSFAVDDVQAEFTRLRDLGVYFTQEPLEMGPVTTAVLDDTCGNLIQIVHSK from the coding sequence ATGAAGATCCACCTGTCCAGTGTCTTCGTCGACGACCAGGAGAGGGCCCTGCGTTTCTACACCGACGTGCTGGGCTTCGTGAAGAAGCACGACGTCCCCCTGGGCGAGGACCGGTGGCTGACCGTCGTCTCGCCGGAAGATCCGGACGGGACGGAACTGCTGCTTGAGCCCTCCGGTCATCCCGCGGTGCAGCCGTACAAAACCGCGCTGGTCCAGGACGGCATCCCGGCGACCTCCTTCGCCGTGGACGATGTACAGGCGGAGTTCACCCGGCTGCGCGACCTCGGGGTGTACTTCACCCAGGAGCCACTGGAGATGGGCCCGGTCACCACCGCGGTACTGGACGACACCTGCGGCAATCTGATCCAGATCGTGCACAGCAAGTAG
- a CDS encoding MOSC domain-containing protein, with translation MGTVAALCRYPVKSMLGEPLLSAVVTHAGLAGDRTYAVLDDTGAIGSVKHPRKWGQLLNCRSRLTDDGAVEVELPDGVTLPVGDPDLDLRLSKLLGRHVSVSATAPADSTLERAVPRYEGGVPDVVRATASVDGTGEEITVGNVAAGTFFDFGKVHLVTTSSLAGLRAGYPDSDFDPRRFRPNLVVDTGGRKDFVEDTWVDRRLRVGEALFQVVVPTPRCVVPTLGHDGLGADPGIMRAIAREHRIPVFHLGRLACLGVYLDVLEPGTVRLGDSITRQDGP, from the coding sequence ATGGGGACTGTGGCTGCGCTGTGCCGGTATCCGGTGAAATCCATGCTCGGAGAGCCATTGCTGTCCGCGGTCGTCACCCATGCGGGGTTAGCCGGGGACAGGACGTATGCCGTCCTCGACGACACCGGCGCGATCGGGAGCGTCAAGCACCCCCGCAAGTGGGGACAACTGCTGAACTGCCGCAGCCGGTTGACCGATGACGGCGCCGTCGAGGTGGAACTGCCCGACGGTGTGACGCTCCCCGTCGGAGACCCCGATCTCGACCTACGGCTGTCCAAGCTGCTGGGCCGCCACGTGTCCGTCTCGGCCACTGCCCCAGCGGACAGCACACTCGAGCGCGCCGTCCCCCGGTACGAAGGCGGTGTCCCCGACGTCGTCCGCGCGACGGCTTCCGTGGACGGTACGGGGGAGGAGATCACCGTCGGCAACGTCGCTGCGGGGACGTTCTTCGACTTCGGCAAGGTCCACCTCGTCACGACGTCCTCCTTGGCGGGACTCCGGGCCGGGTATCCCGACAGTGACTTCGATCCGCGCCGCTTCCGGCCGAACCTGGTTGTCGACACCGGCGGAAGAAAGGATTTCGTGGAGGACACCTGGGTGGACCGGCGACTACGCGTGGGCGAAGCGCTGTTCCAAGTGGTGGTTCCCACGCCCCGCTGTGTGGTTCCCACCCTCGGTCATGACGGGCTGGGGGCCGACCCTGGCATCATGCGTGCGATCGCCCGTGAGCACCGGATACCCGTCTTCCACCTGGGCCGGCTGGCGTGCCTCGGGGTGTACCTGGATGTCCTGGAACCAGGCACGGTCCGGCTGGGCGACTCGATCACGCGACAGGACGGACCGTGA
- a CDS encoding alpha/beta hydrolase, whose protein sequence is MTKLSISTAAGVFDAITAGPSEGRPVLLLHGFPQTALAWQQQIAALTACGYRVVAPDQRGYSPGVRPDRPEDYRMGALVDDVVAITEELGWATFDLVGHDWGGAVAWWTADAHPGLVRTLTVVSTPHPGALAGALRSDPDQRARSHYMIDWRETPSTEDRMLADDARQLRSVYAGKVPQASVDAYVRQLSQPGALTAALNWYRAGRPDATIGLIDVPTLYVWSTQDAAFGPAASQETEQWVSGPYRFETLHDVSHWIPEEAPEALNGLLLEHLQAHGE, encoded by the coding sequence TTGACCAAGCTGAGCATCTCCACTGCCGCTGGCGTGTTCGACGCCATTACGGCGGGACCGTCCGAGGGCCGCCCGGTACTGCTGCTGCACGGTTTCCCCCAGACCGCGCTGGCGTGGCAACAGCAGATCGCGGCGTTGACCGCGTGCGGCTACCGTGTCGTGGCACCCGACCAGCGTGGCTACTCCCCCGGTGTCCGCCCCGATCGGCCCGAGGACTACCGCATGGGTGCGCTGGTCGACGACGTCGTCGCGATCACGGAGGAACTGGGCTGGGCGACGTTCGACCTGGTCGGCCACGACTGGGGAGGCGCGGTGGCGTGGTGGACGGCGGACGCCCACCCCGGCCTCGTCCGTACCCTGACCGTTGTCTCGACCCCGCACCCCGGCGCTCTGGCCGGCGCCCTGCGCAGCGATCCGGACCAGCGCGCACGATCCCACTACATGATCGACTGGCGCGAGACCCCCTCGACCGAGGACCGCATGCTCGCCGACGATGCCCGGCAGCTTCGTAGCGTCTACGCCGGAAAGGTCCCGCAGGCCAGTGTCGACGCCTACGTACGGCAACTGTCGCAGCCGGGCGCGCTCACCGCGGCACTGAACTGGTACCGGGCCGGTCGCCCCGACGCGACGATCGGGCTCATCGATGTGCCCACGCTGTACGTCTGGAGCACGCAGGACGCCGCGTTCGGTCCCGCGGCCTCGCAGGAGACCGAACAGTGGGTCAGCGGACCGTACCGGTTCGAGACACTCCACGACGTCAGCCACTGGATTCCCGAAGAAGCACCCGAAGCGCTGAACGGTCTGCTGCTCGAACATCTGCAAGCCCACGGCGAGTAG
- a CDS encoding MarR family winged helix-turn-helix transcriptional regulator, which produces MTTPDASRQADEHADLWLAPAELASWMSVVRLITRLPWALDAQLQRDAELSMVEYMAMAMLAEAPEWTLRMSVLAERTSSSLSRLSHLVKRLESRGYLRREPDPSDGRFTNAILLADGMRKLESAAPEHVAYVRHLVVDNLSNERLRRLGQDAERILQRIDSPVR; this is translated from the coding sequence GTGACCACCCCCGACGCGTCGCGGCAGGCCGATGAGCATGCCGACCTGTGGCTGGCGCCGGCCGAACTGGCGTCGTGGATGTCGGTGGTACGCCTGATCACCCGGCTCCCGTGGGCCCTGGATGCCCAGTTGCAGCGCGACGCGGAGCTGAGCATGGTCGAGTACATGGCCATGGCGATGCTGGCCGAGGCCCCCGAGTGGACGTTGCGCATGAGCGTGCTGGCCGAGCGCACCAGTTCGTCACTGTCCCGTCTGTCGCACCTGGTGAAGCGACTGGAAAGCCGGGGTTACCTCCGGCGTGAACCCGATCCGAGCGATGGACGCTTCACCAACGCCATCCTCCTGGCCGACGGCATGAGGAAGCTGGAATCGGCCGCGCCGGAGCATGTGGCCTATGTGCGGCACCTCGTGGTGGACAACCTGTCCAACGAGCGCCTGCGCCGACTCGGCCAGGACGCCGAGCGCATCCTGCAGCGCATCGACTCGCCCGTACGCTGA
- a CDS encoding D-2-hydroxyacid dehydrogenase family protein, with translation MKIAVLDDYQNVALDCADWSGLNAEVEVFDSHIPDVDELVRRLAGFEAVVAMRERTPFTADVLGRLPDLKLLVTTGPRNAAIDLAAAARQGVVVSGTGYYPEPTVELTWALILAAARNLPTEERSMRDGGWQRTVGTELRGKSLGLLGLGNLGSRVARIGQAFGMDTIAWSENLTPERAAEHGVRAVTKEELFAEADVLSVHLVLSPRTRGLVGRSELAAMKPSAILVNTSRGPIVDQDALLDALRREAIRCAALDVYDTEPLPPDHPFRTLTNTVLTPHIGYVTRELYEVFYRDAVEDIAAFRAGRPIRVIG, from the coding sequence ATGAAGATCGCAGTACTTGACGACTATCAGAACGTCGCGCTCGACTGTGCCGACTGGAGCGGTCTGAACGCTGAGGTGGAGGTGTTCGACAGCCACATCCCGGACGTCGACGAACTGGTCCGCAGGCTCGCCGGCTTCGAGGCAGTCGTCGCCATGCGCGAGCGCACCCCTTTCACAGCCGATGTTCTGGGCCGGCTGCCCGATCTGAAACTGCTGGTCACCACCGGTCCACGCAACGCCGCTATCGACTTGGCGGCCGCCGCCCGGCAAGGAGTCGTCGTCTCTGGAACCGGGTATTACCCCGAGCCCACGGTCGAACTCACCTGGGCGCTGATCCTCGCCGCGGCACGGAACCTGCCGACGGAGGAACGATCCATGCGGGACGGGGGTTGGCAGCGCACGGTCGGCACCGAGCTGCGCGGAAAGTCCCTCGGCCTCCTCGGACTGGGAAACCTGGGCAGTCGGGTGGCGAGGATCGGCCAGGCCTTCGGCATGGACACCATCGCCTGGAGTGAGAACCTCACGCCGGAACGCGCGGCCGAGCACGGAGTGCGGGCGGTGACCAAGGAAGAGCTTTTCGCCGAGGCGGACGTGTTGTCGGTGCACCTCGTGCTCAGTCCCCGGACCCGAGGGCTGGTCGGCAGGTCCGAACTCGCCGCGATGAAGCCGTCCGCGATCCTGGTGAACACCTCGCGCGGCCCGATCGTCGACCAGGACGCACTGCTGGACGCCCTGCGCCGCGAGGCGATCAGGTGCGCCGCGCTCGACGTCTACGACACCGAGCCGCTGCCTCCTGACCACCCCTTCCGCACGCTGACGAACACCGTGCTCACCCCGCATATCGGCTACGTGACCCGCGAACTGTACGAGGTCTTCTACCGCGACGCCGTGGAGGACATCGCCGCATTCCGAGCGGGGCGGCCTATCCGCGTCATTGGCTAG
- a CDS encoding MFS transporter, which translates to MSQSTRGGLLRRHRDFRLLWCGETAGKFGASVTGVAMPLVAVSTLDANTFEVGLLSAAAWAPWLFIGLPAGVWVDRWRRRPIMLAAAAVSLLLFAGVPVAAWFGWLSTGLLLSVALLTGTAAVFFQTAYSAYLPSILEPDDQPEGNAKLHGSASAAQIAGLGSGGLIAQLAGAANGMFANAATFLASLLCLAGIRHSEPPVTRAGHRPATLVGEVREGLSLIANDPWFRALTLFGAASNLALMGYQSIQVVFLVRTVGLAPGPVGALIAATSAGGVAGAFAARRVADRIGTARATLLFELGLPLFALLIPLTVPGVGVLLFVTGGFCVCAGVVGGNIIKASFQQRYCPPELLGRLTASTAFLSYGTIPLGALLGGALGTVLGIRTAMVITTAGVPLAALILYFSPIGRTRDLPTARRPTSGSPPSPDPDDEPVLRRH; encoded by the coding sequence ATGAGCCAGAGCACACGCGGTGGCCTTCTGCGTCGACACCGAGACTTCCGACTGCTGTGGTGCGGCGAGACCGCCGGCAAGTTCGGTGCGTCCGTCACCGGAGTCGCGATGCCGTTGGTCGCGGTCTCCACCCTGGACGCCAATACGTTCGAGGTCGGTCTGCTGAGCGCGGCCGCCTGGGCCCCGTGGCTGTTCATCGGTCTCCCAGCCGGTGTCTGGGTGGACCGGTGGCGGCGCAGGCCGATCATGCTGGCCGCCGCCGCGGTCTCCCTGCTGCTCTTCGCCGGCGTGCCGGTCGCCGCATGGTTCGGCTGGTTGAGTACCGGACTGCTGCTGTCCGTCGCACTGCTGACGGGCACGGCGGCGGTGTTCTTCCAGACCGCCTACAGTGCCTATCTCCCCAGCATTCTGGAACCTGATGACCAGCCCGAGGGCAACGCCAAGCTGCACGGCAGTGCGTCCGCCGCGCAGATCGCCGGGCTCGGCTCCGGCGGTCTCATCGCACAGCTGGCGGGTGCCGCGAACGGCATGTTCGCCAACGCCGCGACCTTCCTCGCCTCCCTGCTCTGCCTCGCGGGCATCCGGCATAGCGAGCCACCCGTCACCAGAGCCGGGCATCGCCCCGCAACACTGGTCGGTGAGGTTCGCGAAGGCCTGTCGCTGATAGCCAACGACCCCTGGTTCCGGGCGTTGACACTCTTCGGAGCCGCCTCCAACCTGGCCCTGATGGGATACCAGTCGATCCAGGTCGTCTTTCTGGTCCGGACTGTCGGCCTGGCCCCGGGGCCGGTCGGCGCACTCATCGCGGCCACCAGCGCGGGAGGCGTGGCCGGTGCCTTCGCCGCACGCCGGGTCGCCGACCGAATCGGCACCGCCCGCGCAACACTGCTGTTCGAACTGGGACTTCCGCTGTTCGCCCTGCTCATCCCGCTGACCGTCCCCGGAGTCGGCGTCCTGCTCTTTGTCACCGGCGGATTCTGCGTCTGCGCCGGTGTCGTGGGCGGCAACATCATCAAGGCGAGCTTCCAGCAGCGCTACTGCCCGCCGGAACTCCTCGGCCGTCTCACCGCGAGCACTGCATTCCTCAGCTACGGGACGATCCCTCTCGGAGCGCTGCTGGGCGGCGCGCTCGGAACCGTGCTCGGCATCCGCACCGCAATGGTCATCACGACAGCGGGAGTTCCGCTTGCCGCACTGATCCTGTACTTCTCCCCGATCGGGCGGACCCGAGACCTGCCGACCGCCCGGCGACCGACGAGTGGTTCCCCGCCTTCGCCGGATCCCGACGATGAACCCGTTCTACGTCGTCACTGA
- a CDS encoding SDR family NAD(P)-dependent oxidoreductase: MGMSGLTALVTGATAGIGRAVALQLAHEGAEIVVHGRDEDRGADVVTEIEKAGGTARFVQADLSDPADVERLAREAGDVDVLVNNAGVYKFRPTSEMTPELFDLHMDLNTKAPYVLVRALAPGMARRGRGSIVNISTLAVAVAAKGTGMYAASKAALEQLTAVWAAEFAEQGIRVNAVAPGPTRTPGTDSMDADSLQAIADTTALRRIAEPEEVAEAVVFLASRRASYITGVVLEVAGGRPAIG, from the coding sequence ATGGGAATGTCCGGACTCACCGCTCTCGTCACCGGCGCCACCGCCGGTATCGGCCGCGCCGTGGCCCTCCAGCTCGCACACGAAGGCGCGGAGATCGTGGTCCACGGCCGCGACGAGGACCGCGGAGCCGACGTCGTCACCGAGATCGAGAAGGCCGGAGGGACCGCCCGCTTCGTCCAGGCAGATCTCAGTGACCCCGCAGACGTCGAGCGCCTGGCCCGCGAAGCCGGAGACGTCGACGTACTCGTCAACAACGCGGGCGTCTACAAGTTCCGGCCGACGTCGGAGATGACCCCGGAACTCTTCGACCTGCACATGGATCTCAACACCAAGGCCCCGTACGTGCTCGTCCGCGCTCTGGCCCCTGGGATGGCTCGGCGAGGCCGCGGCTCGATCGTGAACATCAGCACCCTCGCCGTCGCGGTCGCCGCCAAGGGCACCGGCATGTATGCCGCGTCCAAGGCCGCACTCGAGCAGCTCACCGCCGTGTGGGCCGCCGAGTTCGCCGAGCAGGGCATCCGCGTCAACGCCGTCGCCCCCGGACCCACCCGCACCCCGGGAACCGACTCCATGGACGCCGACTCCCTGCAGGCCATCGCCGACACGACCGCTCTGCGCCGCATCGCCGAGCCCGAGGAGGTCGCCGAGGCCGTCGTCTTCCTGGCCTCCCGGCGCGCCAGTTACATCACCGGGGTCGTCCTCGAAGTCGCCGGTGGACGCCCCGCCATCGGCTGA
- a CDS encoding MarR family winged helix-turn-helix transcriptional regulator → MPQAKKTREPAAAQPAPVVPETMLSFHLKRAEQSIVARKANGVRSLDLTESQCKVLGYLTGGVAKSCTQLSREGLVTSQTMTGIVKNLEAKGLVERHASPDHGRVMLVSLTPAGVERAAAAKSLSQRVEHGLREALSEDDYGHLVKLLDRVADLAPGFDADAS, encoded by the coding sequence ATGCCACAGGCGAAGAAGACCCGCGAGCCGGCCGCTGCCCAGCCCGCGCCGGTGGTCCCCGAGACCATGCTCAGCTTTCACCTCAAGCGGGCCGAACAGTCCATCGTGGCGCGCAAGGCCAACGGCGTGCGGAGCCTGGACCTGACGGAGTCGCAGTGCAAGGTGCTGGGTTACCTGACCGGCGGTGTGGCGAAGTCGTGCACCCAGTTGTCCCGTGAGGGCCTGGTCACCTCGCAGACGATGACCGGCATCGTCAAGAACCTCGAAGCCAAGGGGCTGGTCGAGCGCCACGCCTCGCCGGACCACGGCCGCGTCATGCTCGTGTCCCTCACTCCGGCGGGTGTGGAGCGGGCCGCCGCCGCGAAGTCCCTCTCCCAGCGTGTCGAACACGGCCTGCGCGAGGCACTGTCCGAGGACGACTACGGTCACCTGGTGAAGCTCCTCGACCGGGTGGCCGACCTGGCTCCCGGGTTCGACGCCGACGCGTCGTAG
- a CDS encoding MFS transporter, protein MPLPLSEALDQASISPVHRRFWLVAALGVILDGFDFFIIGVANPLIAKDLGGSATDRGLLSAAAIVGAMFGAALLGPLGDRVGRSKIFRVDLWLFVAFSLACTFAWDLWSLIVFRFLLGIAVGLDYPIAASYLAEILPARQRGRWLVSAFSLQAAGIMTGAVVGVVILTVWPEIGSWRVMLGFGAVLALVIIWLRRNVPESPRWLAQHGREEEATAIAERMTGVACRVTDRDRAHAQTPREGWNALVQPQLFKRPLLRVTVFTAVPWFLMDIATYGVGIFTPTLLAGLALAGPNATFLADDISSTEGTAFLDVFLVIGFVLAIVFVDRVGRIRLQLVGFAVMAVALCLLAVADQLPGGGNTHLPLVFVGFALFNTFMNLGPNSTTFTLPAEVFPADVRAAGHGFAAGFGKLGAALGTFLFPILLDSAGTSPLLYGAAATSALAFLVTWTLRIETRGRSLDELSGLEASTLSPRITPP, encoded by the coding sequence ATGCCGCTGCCTCTGAGCGAAGCGCTCGACCAGGCTTCTATCTCGCCGGTGCACCGGCGCTTCTGGCTGGTGGCGGCCCTGGGGGTGATACTGGACGGGTTCGATTTCTTCATCATCGGCGTGGCCAATCCGCTCATCGCCAAGGACTTGGGCGGAAGCGCGACGGATCGGGGTCTGCTCTCCGCCGCGGCCATCGTGGGCGCCATGTTCGGAGCGGCTCTGCTGGGACCGTTGGGCGACCGCGTGGGGCGCAGCAAGATCTTCCGGGTCGATCTGTGGTTGTTCGTGGCTTTCTCCCTGGCCTGTACGTTCGCCTGGGATCTGTGGTCGCTGATCGTCTTCCGTTTCCTGCTCGGCATCGCGGTCGGGCTCGACTATCCGATCGCGGCCAGCTATCTGGCGGAGATCCTGCCGGCACGCCAACGTGGCAGGTGGCTGGTGAGTGCCTTCAGTCTCCAGGCGGCGGGGATCATGACCGGCGCGGTCGTCGGCGTCGTCATCCTCACGGTGTGGCCAGAAATCGGCTCCTGGCGGGTCATGCTCGGCTTCGGTGCTGTGCTGGCGCTTGTGATCATCTGGCTGCGCCGCAACGTTCCCGAGAGTCCACGCTGGCTGGCTCAGCACGGCCGAGAAGAGGAGGCCACGGCGATCGCCGAGAGGATGACGGGCGTCGCCTGCCGGGTCACCGACAGGGACCGGGCACACGCACAGACCCCGCGGGAAGGCTGGAACGCACTCGTGCAGCCCCAGCTGTTCAAACGCCCCTTGCTGAGGGTGACGGTGTTCACCGCGGTGCCCTGGTTCCTGATGGACATCGCCACGTACGGGGTCGGTATCTTCACCCCGACCCTGCTTGCCGGGCTGGCACTGGCCGGCCCGAACGCGACGTTCCTGGCCGACGACATCTCCTCGACCGAAGGAACCGCGTTCCTGGACGTGTTCCTCGTCATCGGCTTCGTGCTGGCCATCGTCTTCGTGGACCGGGTCGGGCGGATCCGACTGCAACTCGTGGGCTTCGCCGTGATGGCCGTCGCCCTGTGCCTGCTGGCGGTCGCCGACCAACTGCCCGGCGGTGGCAACACCCATCTGCCCCTGGTCTTCGTCGGGTTCGCGCTGTTCAACACGTTCATGAACCTGGGGCCGAACTCCACCACGTTCACCCTGCCCGCCGAGGTCTTCCCGGCCGACGTCCGGGCCGCCGGACACGGCTTCGCCGCCGGATTCGGAAAACTGGGCGCGGCGTTGGGCACCTTCCTCTTCCCGATCCTGCTCGACTCCGCCGGCACCTCCCCGCTCCTCTACGGAGCAGCGGCTACCAGCGCCCTCGCCTTCCTCGTCACCTGGACACTCCGCATCGAGACCCGGGGCCGTTCCCTGGACGAACTCTCCGGCCTCGAAGCGTCCACGCTCTCCCCGCGCATCACCCCTCCGTAA
- a CDS encoding Type 1 glutamine amidotransferase-like domain-containing protein gives MKLLLTSGGVTNPSIHSALVQLLGKPVSECHALCIPTAQWGHPMCGPASVRGFVAAEPTWQHMSGLGWASLGVIELTALPTIGPERWIPWIRAADVLLVDGGDATYLCHWMRESGLADLLPSLSDMVWVGVSAGSMVMTPRIGEYFAEWPLAPDDRTLGVVDFSIFPHLDAWPKNKLADAQRWAADIGVPAYAIDEQTAIKVVDGAVEVISEGQWTKFGT, from the coding sequence TTGAAGCTCTTGCTCACGTCAGGTGGCGTCACTAACCCAAGCATCCACTCCGCGCTCGTGCAGCTTCTCGGTAAACCGGTCTCCGAGTGCCACGCTCTTTGCATCCCGACAGCACAATGGGGGCACCCGATGTGCGGTCCGGCATCGGTGCGGGGCTTCGTAGCCGCCGAGCCCACGTGGCAGCACATGTCCGGCCTGGGCTGGGCATCGCTCGGTGTCATCGAGCTCACCGCACTGCCCACGATTGGACCGGAGCGATGGATCCCCTGGATCCGGGCGGCCGACGTGCTCCTGGTCGATGGCGGCGACGCCACCTACCTGTGCCATTGGATGCGGGAGTCCGGGCTGGCCGATCTGCTGCCTTCGCTGTCCGACATGGTCTGGGTGGGGGTGAGTGCCGGAAGCATGGTGATGACGCCGAGGATCGGAGAGTACTTCGCCGAGTGGCCGCTGGCGCCGGACGACCGCACCCTGGGAGTCGTCGACTTCTCGATCTTCCCGCACTTGGACGCGTGGCCGAAGAACAAGCTGGCTGACGCGCAGCGGTGGGCAGCCGACATTGGCGTCCCGGCCTACGCCATCGACGAACAGACGGCCATCAAGGTCGTCGACGGCGCTGTCGAGGTGATCTCCGAAGGACAATGGACAAAGTTCGGGACATAG
- a CDS encoding transposase translates to MSGRYWRRLQRAAYEGLWDPLLVRRHVAEQMCEATRPEVWVVDDVVFPKCGTACARSPAVLRRVGQAGELTGPRSACTRPRTPPSCPGNGWRMTRAEAGCSLGLRRRWPQRR, encoded by the coding sequence GTGTCAGGGCGGTACTGGAGACGTTTGCAGCGGGCTGCGTACGAGGGTCTCTGGGACCCGCTGCTGGTGCGGCGACATGTAGCCGAGCAGATGTGCGAGGCGACCCGCCCTGAGGTGTGGGTAGTTGACGATGTGGTGTTTCCCAAGTGCGGAACGGCGTGCGCGAGGTCCCCGGCAGTACTGCGGCGCGTTGGGCAAGCGGGCGAACTGACAGGCCCGCGGTCAGCGTGCACGCGGCCAAGGACACCTCCTTCCTGCCCGGGGAATGGGTGGCGGATGACACGCGCCGAAGCCGGGTGTTCGCTGGGCCTTCGTAGAAGGTGGCCCCAACGGCGATGA